GAGCCGGGCGGCATCGTGGGCGGCCGGCAGGCTGCGTCAGGCGGACGTCTGGCCACCGGCGGTCAGCCGTTCACCCAGGGCGGCTCGGGTCTCGTACGCAACAGCGGCAGTGCCATGGGCCACGCGGGTGCAGGCACGCATGCTCCGGGCAGGCGACGTGAGGACCAGGGCGGCGAACGCCCCGACTACCTGGTCGAGGACGAAGAGACCTGGCAGGGCGACCGTCGTGTTGCTCCGCCGGTGATCGACTGAGCAGAACGGACTTTGTACGAGATGCACATGCGCAAGGCGACCGCGGCCCTGGTGGGCCTGCTGCTGGCCGGGGTCGCCGCGACCCCGGCCCATGCGGAGACCATTCGCTCGAAGCAATGGCATCTCGACACCATGAAGGCTGAAGACATCTGGAAGATCAGCAACGGCAAGGGTGTCACCGTCGCAGTGATCGATACCGGTGTCGACCAGATCCCGGAGCTCGAAGGGCAGGTCCTTCCGGGCACGGCCTTTCCTGTTGGTGATGCTGCGACTGGCAGAGACAACGACTATGGCGGGCACGGAACCGGCGTCGCTTCTATGATCGCTGCCACTGGAAAGCACCCGAGCGGTGATGGGGCCTACGGGCTTGCCCCTGGGGTCAAGATCCTCCCGATCCGGGTGCCCGACATGCTGGAGGGGCTGAACACCCCCTCCTGGGTCGCAGCCATTCGGTACGCGGCCGATTCGGACGCCAAGATCATCAATATTTCCCTGGCCATTGTCGGCACGCCGAAGGACGACGAAGCTCGTCGTGAAGCGGTGAAGTATGCGCTTTCGAAGGGGAAGCTGATCTTTGCCGGTGCCGGCAATGACGGGGATACGCTCAACGAGATCAAGTACCCCGCCGCAACCCCCGGAGTAGTGGCTGTCGGCGCCGTGGACGCGAAGGGCGAGGCGACGAAGGAATCGCAGCACGGTTCGCAGATCGACATGGCTGCCCCAGGCATCGACATCGTCACCGCCTGCAAGGGCAAGACAGGGTTGTGTACCACCCACGGCACCAGCGACGCTACGGCCCTCGCCTCCGCCTCCGCCGCCCTGCTCTGGTCCGCGCATCCCGACTGGACCAACAATCAGGTCCTCCGGGTCCTCCTGAACACCGCCGGTAAGCCGAATGACGGTGCTCCGCGCAACGACTACATCGGCTACGGCATCGTCCGGCCCCGGATCGCCGTGCCCACGCCCGGCGACCCCGGTCCGGCGGATGTCTTCCCGCTGCCCGACCTGGCGGCGGCGGACGGGAAGAATTCGCCGGCCCCGTCGGCCGACGGCAAGAAGCCCGAGTCCAGCGCACCCCAGGCAGAAGCCAAGAAGGACGGCGGCAGCAACCTCCTCTGGATCGGGCTCGGCCTGGGAGCCTGCGTCCTCATCGGGGGAGCCGTCACCGCGGTCGTGGTCCGGCGCAAGAACTCCTGACGGCGCCCGACGCGGATGCGAGGGACGATCTCGGCCCGGCGGTTCTCCTGCCGGCCGGGGTCGCCCCGGCCGCCCGCGCCGAGACGGTTCGGCCCCAGCAGCGGCATCTCGATGCCGTGAAGCCCATCGACACCTGGAAGACCAGCACCGGCAAGGGCGTCATGGACACCGGCCTCGGCCGGATCCCCGCACTCGAGGGCCAGTTGCTCC
The Streptomyces sp. NBC_01296 DNA segment above includes these coding regions:
- the mycP gene encoding type VII secretion-associated serine protease mycosin; this translates as MRKATAALVGLLLAGVAATPAHAETIRSKQWHLDTMKAEDIWKISNGKGVTVAVIDTGVDQIPELEGQVLPGTAFPVGDAATGRDNDYGGHGTGVASMIAATGKHPSGDGAYGLAPGVKILPIRVPDMLEGLNTPSWVAAIRYAADSDAKIINISLAIVGTPKDDEARREAVKYALSKGKLIFAGAGNDGDTLNEIKYPAATPGVVAVGAVDAKGEATKESQHGSQIDMAAPGIDIVTACKGKTGLCTTHGTSDATALASASAALLWSAHPDWTNNQVLRVLLNTAGKPNDGAPRNDYIGYGIVRPRIAVPTPGDPGPADVFPLPDLAAADGKNSPAPSADGKKPESSAPQAEAKKDGGSNLLWIGLGLGACVLIGGAVTAVVVRRKNS